A window of Rhododendron vialii isolate Sample 1 chromosome 13a, ASM3025357v1 contains these coding sequences:
- the LOC131314388 gene encoding autophagy-related protein 8i-like, producing the protein MGKMRSFKQEFSKVERFQESRDMLAKYPDRLPVVVERYSKTDLPVMEKKKYLVPGDMSIGQFIHILSVRLRLDPGKALFVFVNNTLPQTSSLMESVYESFKDEDGFLYMCYSSEKTFGGCNFRIC; encoded by the exons ATGGGGaaaatgagatctttcaaacaagagtTCTCAAAAG TGGAACGATTCCAGGAATCGCGAGATATGCTCGCCAAGTATCCCGATCGACTCCCC GTGGTGGTTGAAAGGTATTCAAAGACTGACCTCCCtgtgatggaaaagaaaaa GTACCTGGTACCCGGAGACATGTCTATTGGGCAGTTTATTCACATCCTGAGTGTCAGGCTTCGTCTGGATCCTGGGAAAGCTCTCTTTGTGTTTGTGAACAATACTCTACCTCAAACAT CAAGTCTAATGGAATCCGTCTATGAATCTTTCAAGGATGAGGATGGGTTCTTATACATGTGCTACAGCAGTGAAAAAACCTTTGGTGGCTGTAATTTCAGGATCTGTTGA
- the LOC131312601 gene encoding E3 ubiquitin-protein ligase hel2 gives MDDSCAVCAETLEWVAYGPCGHREVCSTCVARLRFICDDRRCCICKSESDSVFVTKALGDYTTIISNFSVLPSDSKEGRVGSYWYHEDTQSFFDDLDHYKMIKAMCRLSCSVCDQMEEDGSKRRARFRNIEQLKGHLFHQHRLLMCSLCLEGRKVFICEQKLYTRGQLNRHINTGDSEVDGTESERGGFTGHPLCEFCRTPFYGDNELYSHMSTEHYTCHICQRQHPGQYEYYKNYDDLEIHFRREHFLCEDEACLAKKFVVFLSEAEMKRHNAMEHGGNMSRSKRSAALQIPTSFRYRQSNEQDTRRGRGRTFRREYSDDQLSLAIQASYETSNGDGPLHGPSSSSREIISGHGMTNDIDPIIQPFESLATTDSETPSRYRQALSQKSSSAPLEESSFPPLPVAPNSSSQQKSKHETSQALSRKSRDAQLEESSFPPLPMAPSSSKQKSKHEPESLPRNTMASHLRHQKNINDLRHQNQRNVTPPNSDQAWPAASRTPVLPATGSIFTKPATNGTPGLSYSSGLNTSAMDNGPASSSYSSLARIQPASVHEPSHAGSSSSLRKMGSASRISHSTSAPNLAHSASFEPSTSDFPPVSATQIRKLPSNGQVRLKEEDVRTANKSLVERMQSALEFDEGKFTAFKEISGEYRQGFIDAGTYLAYVEQFGLSHLVIELARLCPDPGKQIALVEAYNATLINSGPRENGSSQERVHMNNGNGSNKGKGKFLDSGGHGSEENLADSILNTVRKLQSSYKPSEEEVEVLSRDGYRSSKGKVKVMVNEPQAEMSSLGQPPVKMKGGNDSLSAGGGSGQNLEESGGKGKQRKKTSKFHRVRLGDGSVAAFLDRKNADPDQDPDVKEATSDANKNPVDGLPVRGVWRHGGGQKLLARTAGDPKK, from the exons ATGGACGATAGCTGTGCGGTGTGCGCGGAGACCCTAGAATGGGTAGCATACGGACCCTGTGGTCACCGGGAGGTGTGCTCCACCTGTGTCGCTCGCCTCCGCTTCATCTGCGACGATCGTCGTTGCTGTATTTGCAAGAGCGAGTCCGACTCCGTCTTCGTAACCAAG GCTTTAGGAGATTATACAACGATCATCAGCAATTTTTCAGTGTTACCTTCTGATTCAAAGGAAGGTCGAGTGGGATCGTATTGGTACCATGAGGACACACAGTCTTTCTTTGATGATTTGGACCACTACAAGATGATCAAAGCAATGTGCAGGCTTTCATGCAGTGTGTGCGACCAGATGGAAGAGGATGGGTCCAAGAGACGGGCAAGGTTTAGGAACATTGAGCAACTCAAGGGCCATTTGTTTCACCAACATAGGTTGCTTATGTGCAGCCTGTGTCTGGAAGGAAGGAAG GTATTTATCTGTGAACAAAAGCTATACACTAGAGGACAATTGAATCGGCATATTAACACTGGTGACTCGGAGGTGGATGGAACCGAGAGTGAAAGAGGTGGCTTCACAGGTCATCCTTTATGTGAATTCTGCAGAACCCCATTTTATGGGGACAATGAACTGTACTCACATATGTCAACTGAACACTATACATGCCATATATGCCAAAG ACAGCATCCTGGACAGTACGAGTACTATAAGAACTATGATGATTTAGAG ATCCACTTCCGTCGAGAGCATTTCTTGTGTGAGGATGAGGCATGCCTTGCtaaaaaatttgttgtttttctaTCTGAAGCCGAAATGAAG AGACATAATGCCATGGAACATGGAGGGAATATGTCACGTTCTAAGCGAAGTGCTGCCCTTCAG ATACCAACCAGCTTCAGATATCGACAAAGCAATGAACAAGATACCCGTCGTGGAAGGGGTCGAACATTTCGTCGCGAGTATTCTGATGATCAACTCTCTCTGGCCATCCAAGCCAGTTATGAGACATCTAATGGAGATGGACCCTTACATGGTCCATCATCGTCCAGCAGAGAAATCATTTCTGGTCATGGAATGACAAATGATATTGATCCAATTATTCAACCATTTGAATCGTTAGCTACTACAGATTCTGAGACGCCATCAAGATACCGTCAAGCCTTGTCACAGAAATCAAGTAGTGCACCACTCGAAGAGTCTTCCTTCCCACCCCTCCCAGTGGCACCTAATAGTAGCAGTCAGCAGAAATCCAAACACGAGACTTCACAAGCCTTGTCACGGAAATCAAGGGATGCCCAACTGGAAGAGTCTTCCTTTCCTCCCCTCCCAATGGCACCTAGTAGCAGTAAACAGAAATCCAAACACGAGCCTGAAAGTTTACCTAGGAATACAATGGCATCACATCTTCGTCACCAAAAGAACATAAATGATCTTCGCCACCAAAACCAAAGAAATGTGACTCCCCCAAATTCAGATCAGGCGTGGCCAGCTGCGAGCCGGACACCTGTTCTACCAGCAACTGGTTCAATCTTTACCAAGCCTGCAACAAATGGTACACCTGGATTATCGTATAGCTCTGGTCTGAACACGTCAGCAATGGACAATGGACCTGCATCTTCTAGTTATTCAAGTTTAGCTCGGATTCAACCTGCATCGGTTCATGAACCTTCACATGCTGGTTCTTCTAGTTCTCTAAGGAAAATGGGCAGCGCCAGTAGGATAAGCCACTCCACATCTGCCCCAAACCTTGCCCACAGTGCATCTTTTGAACCTTCAACTTCTGATTTCCCTCCAGTTTCAGCAACTCAGATCCGCAAGTTGCCCTCAAATGGCCAGGTTAGGCTGAAGGAGGAAGATGTTCGGACTGCGAACAAGTCTTTGGTAGAGCGAATGCAATCTGCTCTAGAATTCGATGAAGGGAAATTCACTGCATTTAAGGAGATATCTGGAGAATATCGGCAGGGCTTTATTGACGCTGGAACTTATCTTGCTTATGTGGAGCAGTTTGGCTTGTCACATCTTGTTATTGAGTTGGCTAGACTCTGTCCGGATCCTGGCAAGCAGATAGCGCTTGTTGAGGCCTATAATGCTACTTTGATCAACAGTGGCCCACGAGAAAATGGATCGAGTCAGGAAAGGGTTCATATGAATAACGGTAATGGTTCCAACAAAGGTAAAGGGAAATTTTTAGATTCTGGAGGCCATGGTTCAGAGGAGAACTTGGCAGATAGCATTTTAAATACTGTACGGAAATTGCAATCAAGCTACAAACCTTCAGAGGAAGAGGTGGAGGTATTGTCCAGGGATGGGTACCGATCTTCGAAGGGCAAAGTGAAGGTAATGGTCAATGAGCCACAAGCGGAAATGAGTTCACTTGGTCAACCTCCTGTAAAGATGAAGGGAGGAAATGATTCCCTGTCAGCTGGTGGTGGATCTGGTCAAAATTTGGAAGAGTCAGGTGGAAAAGGTAAGCAGCGGAAGAAAACCTCAAAGTTTCATAGGGTTCGCCTGGGGGATGGCTCAGTGGCAGCGTTTTTGGATCGCAAAAATGCTGATCCTGATCAAGATCCAGATGTAAAGGAGGCAACATCGGATGCAAACAAGAATCCCGTTGACGGGTTGCCTGTGCGTGGTGTTTGGCGACATGGCGGAGGACAAAAACTTTTGGCGAGGACTGCTGGAGATCCCAAAAAGTAA
- the LOC131313508 gene encoding uncharacterized protein LOC131313508, with the protein MDPKGTIVFTSVGRQHYGFDVFSLKIPSNPIDITHSSEHPLTDGISINFNGQFLDEDQTLVYVSERTGSSRLYLARPGSPKPELLPSPPRSLFHDRPVIKDGRLYFISAHEPNDKPFKSWSALYSTGLHHDGGKIVRLTPSGSVDYSPAISRSGKFIAVASYGARPWAGDFHDLQTDIVVFRESDPTQRTAVCEHGGWPTWSGDSTVFFHRQADDGWWSIFRVDLPPNHDDFETSTNTCIRVTPPGVHSFTPAALQDGKRIAVATRRRGNNYRHIEIFDLLSQEFYPVTALLSPNFHHYNPFVSPDSGFLGYHRFRGESAAIGGDSVIPHLDVVASPVNGIQMFRLNGSFPSFSPDGDLIAFNHDFDSNSGLKIVKSDGSKRWTLLKDRTVFYNSWCPAEKNVIFSSLGPIFASVKATVQIARISFDLANLDDQSEEDIAVPVEIKLLTREDTGNNAFPSCSPDGKFVVFRSGRSGHKNLYIVDAVNGEADGGVRQLTEGPWIDTMPSWSPDGKLIAFSSNMHNPDNVDAFSIYVVHPDGSGLRRIYLAGAEGSSEVDRERINHVCFSADGEWLLFTANLGGITAEPVSVPNQFQPYGDLHVARLDGSGVRRLTWNGYENGTPTWYQGAEPEMERLGVGCCQFGDKLKGQFDEPLWIQCDF; encoded by the coding sequence ATGGACCCGAAAGGAACAATCGTCTTCACCTCCGTCGGCAGACAACACTACGGTTTCGACGTCTTCTCCCTCAAAATCCCCTCTAATCCCATCGACATCACCCACTCCTCCGAACACCCCCTCACCGACGGAATTTCCATCAATTTCAACGGCCAATTCCTGGACGAAGACCAAACCCTCGTCTACGTCTCTGAGAGAACCGGATCTTCTCGCCTCTATCTGGCTCGCCCTGGATCCCCCAAACCGGAGCTACTCCCATCCCCTCCTCGTAGTCTGTTCCACGACCGCCCAGTCATTAAGGACGGACGCCTATACTTCATCTCAGCTCACGAACCCAACGACAAACCCTTCAAGAGCTGGTCTGCTCTCTATTCCACCGGACTCCACCACGACGGGGGCAAAATCGTCCGGCTAACGCCGTCTGGGTCCGTTGATTACAGCCCTGCTATCTCTCGCTCTGGGAAATTCATCGCCGTCGCATCTTACGGGGCCCGGCCTTGGGCTGGCGACTTCCACGATCTCCAGACGGATATTGTCGTGTTCAGAGAATCCGACCCGACTCAACGCACCGCTGTCTGTGAACACGGTGGTTGGCCCACTTGGTCCGGCGATTCCACTGTTTTCTTCCACCGTCAAGCCGATGATGGTTGGTGGAGCATTTTCAGAGTCGATTTGCCCCCCAACCATGATGATTTTGAAACATCTACCAACACTTGCATCAGAGTCACCCCACCGGGAGTCCATTCCTTCACTCCGGCGGCTCTCCAAGACGGCAAACGAATCGCCGTCGCCACTCGCCGGCGTGGAAATAATTACCGTCACATCGAGATTTTTGACTTGCTTTCACAAGAATTTTACCCTGTGACGGCGCTGCTAAGCCCAAACTTCCACCACTACAATCCGTTTGTCTCGCCGGATTCTGGTTTTCTGGGTTATCACAGATTCCGAGGCGAGTCAGCAGCAATAGGTGGTGACTCTGTAATTCCGCACTTGGATGTGGTGGCGTCTCCGGTAAATGGTATCCAAATGTTCAGGCTCAACGGTTCGTTCCCGTCTTTCTCTCCAGATGGTGATTTGATAGCATTTAATCACGATTTTGATTCGAATTCTGGTCTTAAGATCGTCAAATCAGACGGTTCAAAGAGATGGACCCTGTTGAAAGACCGAACAGTGTTTTACAATTCCTGGTGTCCCGCGGAGAAGAACGTGATTTTCTCATCGCTGGGACCCATCTTCGCATCCGTCAAAGCAACGGTCCAGATCGCTCGAATCTCATTCGATCTCGCAAACCTTGACGACCAAAGCGAAGAAGATATCGCAGTCCCGGTCGAGATTAAGCTCCTCACGAGAGAGGATACGGGTAATAACGCGTTCCCGTCGTGCTCGCCGGACGGGAAGTTTGTGGTCTTCAGATCTGGCCGTTCAGGGCATAAGAACCTGTACATAGTCGACGCCGTTAACGGGGAAGCAGACGGAGGCGTCCGTCAATTGACAGAAGGGCCGTGGATTGATACGATGCCGAGCTGGTCACCGGACGGGAAACTCATCGCGTTTTCGTCGAACATGCACAACCCAGACAACGTGGATGCATTCAGCATATACGTGGTACATCCAGACGGCAGTGGTCTAAGGAGGATTTACTTGGCGGGGGCGGAGGGATCGAGTGAGGTGGACAGAGAGAGGATTAACCACGTGTGTTTCAGTGCAGACGGGGAGTGGTTGTTGTTCACGGCGAACTTGGGTGGAATTACGGCGGAGCCGGTGTCGGTGCCAAACCAGTTCCAGCCGTATGGGGACTTGCACGTGGCGAGGTTAGACGGAAGTGGAGTGCGGAGGCTGACATGGAACGGGTACGAGAATGGCACCCCAACGTGGTACCAGGGGGCTGAGCCGGAAATGGAGCGTCTGGGCGTGGGGTGCTGCCAGTTTGGAGATAAGCTCAAGGGTCAATTTGACGAACCTCTTTGGATCCAATGCGACTTTTAA